The following DNA comes from Nicotiana sylvestris chromosome 10, ASM39365v2, whole genome shotgun sequence.
ACATAAAAAAGACAAGAGTGTCATATATAACTCACTCTCTCTCACAGATATTGTGTTTCCTGAACTCCGCGGCGTAGATCCGAGGAGTTTTTGGAAAAAAAGCAGTAGTCTTTGAAAAACCCTAATCCTCAAAAATCCCTCTCAAATCTTCAGATCTCCCTTTAACACACTTCATATCGTTATCAGGTAACTCTATTCTCCTTCCTTTTTCCTTGTTTGTTTGTCTGTTGATTTTACATCTATTTCCTAGGGTTTCGTATCGCTAACTTTTGGTTTAATTAAAAGTTTGAGTTTTTATGATTCGTCGGTGTTGAATAATACTTTTCTGCAACTGGGTGTTGTTGTTTTGACGTGTTTGCTCTTCTCTAATGTGGGTTTAATTAGATTTGTGATTTAATTTATTGGAAAACGAGCGATCtatttattcttcttttatttttgtgttttggaGTAGTGTGCAAAATTACTGAGTATTGGAATGAAACAGTTCCTATAAAGCGAAATGGATATTGACGATTCATAATTTTTTATCACAATTGAGGATTTATAAAGCTGGCCCCAACTAGCTTGGAATTAGTACTccattccagtttatgtgaacctatttgttTTTCGAGATTCAAACTATGTAAACTTTGACCAACACTTTGAAATACATTTTTTCATCATATTGTTATGACAAGAATTGCAACTTATAATACTTTTCGTATAGTGTTTTGAGAAtctaaattttgactttaaaatattGAGTTAATCTTATCTAATTTAGCTTCAAATATTAGTCAACTTGACCCCCGAAAAACGTAAAAatttcacataaacaagaatgaTCGAAGTAGTTGAGTGGCCTACTAAAGGGGTTAGCTTTGCAAAGATTAGAGGTGGGGTAGTTTTGGAAGCACATGCAAGGAGAATATAATGTCTAGATGTGCCATCTGTGCTTTATATGCCTTGTAAAACTTAACATTCTTGCGTTTTGCAAACCCACACCAGCCACTGAATGTAGGACGAGTTAATTCCTATCCGTTCTAGCTAGTAGGCCTTAAAAGCGATgagttttccttcttttttgagctCTCAGCTTGAGCTGATCTTATTCAACAGATTGTGACTTTCTCACTTGAGCTTTCTGTCAAAATTCCATTGATGGACTGGTGGACTCATTAGACTCTTCTATCTAAGCTTGAGACTATATCCTCTTGACGAGTGATGTGTGTCTGACTTGGAATCCCTTCTGCACTTGTTGATACCTTATTGAACCAACAGTGAGTACCCATTGTTTGTTTAGGGCCATCTCACCTCCTCCAACACTTCCTCATTCCCCGCCCTTGTTCCCTTGATCAAGTGTCATAGCTATAGATATTGGTTCTGCTGTCTAGCCAGTTTCAAACAGTTATTTCTATCTGTATTCcgctttttttactttttcaaaaaagaaaatgagCAAGGATGCATCTTGATGCCTGTGCTTGCCTTCTAACAAATGAAGGAAAAACAAATAATGTTATTGATACTGTGTGAATAAAATTTTATTTGTGATTTATTGAAGTGTTTTATATGTACAGCTACCTTACATATTATTTTATATGTCATGGGTTAAGCTTCGACCTTTCCTTTTTATCATCTATAAGATGTTCAATGAACAGCTATGTGACTGATAagatttgtttttctttaattGAAAATAGTTTTGGGAACGGCATCAAAAAAATTGCTGATACCACTAATTAATTGATGTATTTGTTGTTTTATTTCCTGCAGTTATGGCAGGCTTGGCACCAGAGGGTTCTCAATTTGATGCTCGTCAGTATGACGCCAAAATGACAGAGCTGTAAGTTATTTCTTCTCTGTCCTATATTGTAGTCATCGTAATCTGGTTGCAGAAAACCTTCCTGCTCTTTTTCTTAATAGTTCTTTGATTATCTCTTTATGCTGTTCTTTGGCCCTTAGCCTTTGCTCATTGAGACTTTTGTGGTTGTGTTGATATGCCAAAAACAGGCTTGGTACTGAACAGCAAGAATTCTTCACATCATACGATGAGGTTTACGAAAGTTTTGATGCCATGGGTTTGCAAGAAAACCTTCTGAGGGGCATTTATGCCTATGGTAAATTCACATCTCCTTATAATTCTGGTGTTCTTTTTTCCCTTCCCAGCTTTAGCAGGGCACTGAACATTGATTTGAATTTCTTGAAGGTTTCGAGAAACCATCTGCTATTCAGCAAAGGGGCATTGTTCCCTTTTGCAAGGGCCTTGACGTTATCCAGCAGGCACAATCTGGGACTGGAAAGACAGCAACTTTCTGCTCTGGAATTCTCCAGCAACTTGATTACAGTTTAGTTGAATGTCAGGCTCTGGTTCTTGCACCAACCCGTGAGCTAGCTCAACAGATTGAGAAGGTTATGCGGGCACTTGGTGACTATCTAGGCGTGAAGGTTCATGCTTGTGTTGGGGGTACTAGTGTCCGTGAGGATCAGCGTATCCTTCAGAGCGGTGTTCATGTCGTGGTTGGTACTCCAGGCCGTGTCTTTGACATGCTGCGCAGGCAGTCTCTTCGCCCTGACAACATCAAGATGTTTGTTTTGGATGAAGCCGATGAAATGCTCTCTAGAGGTTTCAAGGATCAGGTTGCCCTTTtgctttaatttttgttgttttattttttttagttgtaggatttacttttttgttttgttaCTCAGTGATGTTTCTGTGTTTGAAGGTTAAATAACAAATTAGAATTCGATTATTGCCTGTTCTTCTTTACTAGCAAAGTAGAATTCACCTTTTCTTTTTGTGCTAAAGTAAAGTGGAATTCACTTCTTAACTGTGGTTACTTATTAGATAGTGAACTAATTAGTCTTCCATGATATTTTAGGTCTACCTTATTCCCTCTTTCCATCTTCAATTATCATATTCCTGTGCCTATGAACCAGAACATTTGAAGGTCTGCATAAGACATGAGAAAACCATATCTGGCGATTTTTATGAAATTATCTTATATGTGTGCTATTTATATTATCCGTCATATGTGATCATGTGTAATCTTGATTCTTGTCAATTAATATATGAGTGCACATCTGATAACCTTTGGATCTCCACGACACTCATTTTGTGGATATGTTGGGTCTTAGAGGCCCAGCATTCATTCTCATGGCTAAGTTCGCATTGATTTCAAGAGGTTGTGTAGGTCTCACTCTTTctttcattaagtttgatttgctTGAAAGTATGTACTGCTATGTGTTATTGATCAGTTTATTGGTGAatcttcttctcctcctctcTTTGCGTCCTTGTTGTGCTCTAAATTCTTTTAAGAATTGCTGACGGATTTTGCTggtcttttccttctttggtttGATGATTTAGCTTGTCCTTTGACACACAAATAGTATATTATGTGtaagcttctttttatttttttccagaTTTATGATATATTCCAACTTTTGCCACCAAAAATCCAAGTGGGTGTTTTCTCTGCCACTATGCCACCAGAGGCCCTCGAGATTACTAGAAAGTTCATGAACAAGCCTGTGAGGATTCTTGTGAAGCGTGATGAGCTCACTCTTGAAGGTATTAAGCAATTTTATGTCAATGTTGACAAGGAAGAGTGGAAGCTTGAAACACTCTGTGATCTTTATGAGACCTTGGCCATCACCCAGAGTGTCATCTTTGTTAACACTAGGCGAAAGGTTGATTGGCTCACTGATAAAATGCGTGGCCGTGATCACACAGTATCTGCAACTCATGGAGACATGGATCAGAACACAAGAGATATCATTATGAGGGAGTTCCGATCTGGCTCATCTCGTGTGCTTATCACTACTGATCTCCTTGCTCGTGGTATTGATGTTCAGCAAGTCTCCCTTGTTATTAACTACGATCTGCCGACTCAACCAGAAAACTACTTGCATCGTATTGGTCGTAGTGGCCGATTTGGAAGGAAGGGTGTTTCTATCAACTTTGTCACCAAGGATGACGAAAGGATGCTTTTTGACATACAAAAGTTTTATAATGTCGTGATTGAGGAGCTGCCAGCCAATGTTGCTGATCTcctttgatgtgattttggttaTGGTGCGGGGAATTTTTCATTACATGAAGTATAATATATTTATTCTTAGGCTTAGTTTCACTTTGCGCTGGACTTTGTATTGGAATTGGATTGCTGGTTCCTTGATTTTGCCAAAGCACCAGCTGCTTTCCCAATTTAGTAGAACTTTGAGTCGACTATTGCAAATTTTGTTTGGTTTATCAGTTTGATGTTTAAGCATCTAATGACTTAAAATTTTGTTGTTTGAATTGACTATTTTGGGTTTAACAGAGCCATTTTTCTCTGGGAAGGGAAAGCTTTTTGATTTCTTGGCTCATTTTTAATGCTATATTCACAGTCCAGCTCTTTATGTAGTTTGCTTTTGATGTTAGTGTCCTCCCCATTCCCGCAGAAGAATATTATATAAATGTTGACAGGAGGTCATTTGCTGGATTTTTCAGATTTCTTGAGACAATCTTAGAGTATTATTTTCTGGACCATTTGAACCATCGAAATTTACTAACAAGTTACAAAGTAGTACTGGTAAATTTGCACACGTCCTAGCAAATATTTTTGATTACTCTACCTCCAATAATCACATAAAGGCTTCCAACAAAATCTTGCGAGACAGCTCAGAATTTCCTTACTTCCTTCTTCACCTACTTTTCTAATAAATCTCGAGTCTTTTCTTGTGTTGAAACAGAGaacaaagaaaactgaaaagggtCTTCATAGATCTATGGCAGAAGAAACCAGGAAGTACATTACAGCTGATGAGCTCAAGAACCACAGCAAACTAGGAGATTTGTAGATATCCATTCAGGGTAAAGTGTATGATGTATCAAATTGGGTTAAAAAACATCCTGGTGGTGAATTCCCCTGATGCTTTTGTAGCATACCATCCAGCTACTGCTTGGCACTATCTTAATAATGGATATTACAATGATTACTCTGTTTCTGAGGCGTCCAAAGATTATCCAAAGTTTGTGTCGGAGTTCTCCAAGTTGGGTTTGTTTGAAAAGAAAGGCCATGGTGTTTTATTCTCCATGGGTCTGTTTATGGCAATGTTGTTTGCACCATGATTCATATTGTTGTTGTCCAAGTCCAAGTAAAACGTGCCTAATCGAATTCAGGAGCTTCTCGGGCTGCTTGTTTTTCGGATTTGGTATCCATTGCTTGTTTATTTGTTTGCCTAGTTGGGGTGAAAGAATCATGTTTGTTGTTGCTAGTTTCACTATGACAGGAATTGAGCATGTTCAATTCTGTTTGAACCATTTTTCATCCGAGATTTATGTTGGACCACCAAAAGGAAATTATTGGTTTGAGAAGCAAACTAGTGGCACTCTTGATATAGCATGTCCAAGTTGGATGTATTGGTTTCAAGTTAACCATTATATGTTTCTAAGATTACCAAGTTGCCAACTTAGGAAAATTTCTCCCTTTGTGAAGACGACAACAACAACTTAGTATAATCTCACTAGTGGAGTCTGgcgagggtagtgtgtacgcagaccttacccctatcctagggtagagaggctgtttccgatagaccctcggcatccctctctccaagaactccccaccttgctctggggtgactcaaactcacaacctcttggttgaaaATAGAGGGTGCTTACCACTAGAGCAGAAAAAATAAAGGTTAACTTATACTTATGCACTAATAGGCTTTCAGAAGCTTTTCCACAAAAAGAGGGGAGGAAATGCTTGCTGTCAACTTGCCAGACGAGCGGACATCTGAGCTCATATCGCATTTACTATTTGGAGATGGATGGTGCCAGGCAGGATAACAAGAAGGATTTTTTCCCAAAGGACTAGGAGATGAGGATCTTCATCCTTAATCTTCCAAGATGTGTGGACCATCAAACCAAGATTCAGTAGAGGATGAACTGATTGCTGAGCATACCAGGCGAGATACTCTAACCGGGGCACTATTCTTGAAGGCTAATGCATTGACATTCAAGACACTTAACACTGCAGCTTTGCAAGTGCGGGATTTAACGAAGCCTATTCTGAAAAATCGAGTATGGGAAGCTGTTAATACTCATGGTTGACTGTTGAGATATTCCTGATCTGTTCTAAGCAATGATTAGTTTGATCTTGGTTTTGCTGGGGATGCATTGTTATGTCAAGAAAAGAAAATTTGTATTTATGTCCTTTTTTAAGGCTTCATTACGTGTATGTGATCCAGATGCTGGTGAGAACAAGTCATTTAGTTGCTTGGTTTCAAGTAAATATATTATCTCTATATTAGCCCTACAGATTGCAGATTCTTTCGTTGTTTTCTGCTCTAGCTGCATGTTAAACTGTTGATGCATCGTTTTTGCACTTGTCTCTTTTGTTCTGGTTAGGGGGATGCATTTTTGCCTAGGCATTGAAAAAAAGGGCAGCCTGGTGCACTAAGCCCCGGCTATGCGCGAGGTCCAGGGAAGAGCCGGATCACAAGGATCTATtgtacaatattttttttttaatttataaataatcgAGAAATCTCGAGAGCTAGATGGCGTATGGTTCACAATTCAAAGGATAACAGGCCCTTCTAACATTCCCCGGGTTCAAACATGCGGCATACGCCTAATGCACACATCATGTGTTGTGCTATCTCTAGATCGAAGCCAAGGGAAATTAATGTGTTTGATATACTGGCAATATGTGAAATGCTTAAAATTTTCATAAATAAAAGTGGTACGGACAACACTATCTTGCACGGCACGCGATAGCAAAGTACTCTCCTTACATTCAAGACTTGTCGAGGAAAAAAAAGTAATGGGCAGGAAAACCTTAGAGATGCCATAGAACAACACTTTCCCGAACAACGCGTGAATAGCACAGCAGAGTGCTGTCTAACTGCAAGAAAGCCTTGGTGATGCGGTATTATTAGCATTTTTTCACGAATTTAAGTTATACGACAACGTTAAGATAACATATTGCTTTATCAGTTTACTTATTAATGTTTGTCAAGAAATTCCCTTTTAATTACTCATTCCTTTTGTCCTAACTTACATGATACTTTTCGCTTTTTAAgattcaaattttaattttgatcgtgtatttgtatataaattttttaagtttttcaaaatatatatatatagaagctACAGAAAAGGTACTATAAATAACAAATATTAATAGTTCATACT
Coding sequences within:
- the LOC104239035 gene encoding eukaryotic initiation factor 4A-11, yielding MAGLAPEGSQFDARQYDAKMTELLGTEQQEFFTSYDEVYESFDAMGLQENLLRGIYAYGFEKPSAIQQRGIVPFCKGLDVIQQAQSGTGKTATFCSGILQQLDYSLVECQALVLAPTRELAQQIEKVMRALGDYLGVKVHACVGGTSVREDQRILQSGVHVVVGTPGRVFDMLRRQSLRPDNIKMFVLDEADEMLSRGFKDQIYDIFQLLPPKIQVGVFSATMPPEALEITRKFMNKPVRILVKRDELTLEGIKQFYVNVDKEEWKLETLCDLYETLAITQSVIFVNTRRKVDWLTDKMRGRDHTVSATHGDMDQNTRDIIMREFRSGSSRVLITTDLLARGIDVQQVSLVINYDLPTQPENYLHRIGRSGRFGRKGVSINFVTKDDERMLFDIQKFYNVVIEELPANVADLL